From the Sulfurimonas sp. C5 genome, one window contains:
- the hisA gene encoding 1-(5-phosphoribosyl)-5-[(5-phosphoribosylamino)methylideneamino]imidazole-4-carboxamide isomerase, with product MTLYPAIDLKDGQAVRLTKGLMESAKVYSNEPWELVKRFEEMGAEWVHLVDLNGAFAGEPKNLEQIKKIRANCNVKLELGGGIRDEATIQNMLEIGIDRVILGSIAVKDPQFVKDMAAKYPIAVGIDAIDGYVAVEGWGEVSSMKATDLAREFANAGVEAIICTDVGKDGTLSGVNVEFTLDIARASGVSTIASGGVKDESDIEALIETKEVDGVIIGKAFYEGTLDLPKMFKLLD from the coding sequence ATGACGTTATATCCGGCAATTGATCTTAAAGACGGACAGGCAGTAAGATTAACAAAAGGGCTTATGGAGAGTGCAAAAGTATACTCAAACGAGCCTTGGGAACTTGTAAAAAGATTTGAAGAGATGGGTGCTGAATGGGTGCACTTAGTTGACCTTAACGGTGCATTTGCAGGTGAGCCTAAAAACTTAGAGCAGATTAAGAAAATTCGTGCAAATTGTAATGTAAAACTAGAGCTAGGCGGTGGTATTCGTGATGAAGCTACTATTCAAAACATGCTTGAAATAGGAATCGACAGAGTTATTTTAGGGTCGATTGCAGTAAAAGATCCACAGTTTGTAAAAGATATGGCGGCAAAATACCCGATTGCAGTCGGAATTGATGCGATTGACGGTTATGTGGCAGTTGAAGGATGGGGTGAAGTTTCATCTATGAAAGCAACTGACCTTGCCCGTGAATTTGCTAATGCAGGTGTAGAAGCAATTATCTGTACAGATGTAGGTAAAGACGGGACTCTTTCAGGGGTGAATGTTGAATTTACTTTAGATATTGCTCGTGCTAGTGGAGTGAGTACAATAGCAAGCGGCGGTGTAAAAGATGAGAGTGATATAGAGGCTCTTATAGAGACAAAAGAAGTTGACGGTGTAATCATCGGAAAAGCGTTCTATGAGGGGACTCTAGACTTACCAAAAATGTTTAAGTTATTGGATTAA